A region of Moorena producens PAL-8-15-08-1 DNA encodes the following proteins:
- a CDS encoding AMP-binding protein: MKDSLDQMSENIPKFSTLVDLLRYRAIHQPDQIIYTFLLNGETPDRYLTHKQLDNHAQAIASELLHQNAKGERALLLYPPGLEFITAFFGCLYAGVLAVPAYPPRSNQNLSRLEAIVADAQAKFALTTTPLLEKIETQLAENPANNQLKWLATDNLPTHHESDWQHPDSTQNTLAFLQYTSGSTGKPKGVMVSHGNLLYNSALINQCFQDTPQSRGLSWLPAYHDMGLIGGILQPLYVGLPIILMAPVDFLRKPYRWLKAISKYQVTTSGAPNFAYELCVQKITAKQLEILDLSSWQMAFTGAEPVRASTLERFAHKFAPCGFRREAFYPCYGMAETTLLVTGGLKDQPPVIREFEGQALEQNRVVPVPENRLNQSNGQSNGNVATRILVGCGRTWLNEKIAIACPQSLTQVEAGAVGEIWVKGPSVAQGYWNQPEVTEKTFNAYLADTGSGPWLRTGDLGFIQDGELFVTGRLKDLIIIRGRNHYPQDIELTAEKSHPALRPAYGAAFSVEVEQAEQLVIVQEVSRNYLRKLDVDEVVEAIRSAVSQEYQLQVYAVLLLKTNSIPKTSSGKVQRHACRAGFLNNTLTVVGQSRLAQHPTIAPTKPEKEPTTNTIGKAQTRHTLQKWIVNWLARETKLPAGSINISKSFADYGLDSVTAVELADDLEEWLGVPLSPTLAYDYPNIESLAQYLAQESQKSNSNQEDSPRKIEPRVLSAGTEMQQLWEAQFQNLDRFTSTPFYRSPVTVQSISSSGDQEVDQLLAELEMLSEAQIQEILGKPIK, from the coding sequence ATGAAAGACAGTTTAGATCAGATGAGCGAGAATATACCAAAATTTTCTACCTTAGTGGACCTGCTACGTTACCGAGCAATACACCAGCCGGATCAGATAATCTATACATTTTTACTGAACGGGGAAACCCCAGACCGCTACCTTACCCACAAACAGTTAGACAATCACGCCCAAGCGATCGCATCCGAGCTTCTACACCAAAACGCAAAAGGGGAGCGAGCTTTGCTACTCTATCCACCCGGTTTAGAGTTTATCACAGCTTTCTTCGGCTGTTTGTATGCGGGAGTGTTAGCCGTTCCCGCTTATCCCCCCCGCTCCAATCAAAATTTGTCCAGGCTAGAGGCAATTGTGGCAGATGCTCAGGCCAAATTTGCCCTCACTACTACCCCTCTATTAGAGAAAATAGAGACTCAGCTAGCTGAAAATCCCGCCAACAATCAACTGAAGTGGCTGGCAACTGACAATCTGCCTACGCACCACGAATCAGATTGGCAGCACCCGGACTCTACACAGAATACTTTGGCTTTTCTACAGTACACCTCTGGCTCAACGGGTAAACCGAAAGGAGTAATGGTTAGCCACGGGAATTTGTTATATAACTCAGCTTTGATCAATCAGTGTTTCCAAGATACACCCCAAAGCAGAGGATTGTCTTGGTTACCCGCTTACCATGATATGGGACTGATTGGTGGCATCCTACAACCCCTTTATGTTGGTCTTCCCATCATCCTGATGGCTCCAGTAGATTTCCTCCGCAAGCCTTACCGCTGGCTAAAGGCAATTTCCAAATACCAGGTGACTACCAGTGGTGCTCCGAATTTTGCCTATGAGCTATGTGTGCAGAAAATTACAGCTAAGCAATTAGAAATCCTTGACCTGAGCAGCTGGCAAATGGCCTTTACTGGTGCTGAGCCAGTTCGAGCTTCCACATTAGAGCGATTTGCTCACAAATTTGCCCCTTGTGGCTTCCGTCGGGAAGCATTCTACCCCTGTTATGGCATGGCAGAAACCACATTATTAGTAACTGGAGGCTTGAAAGACCAACCTCCAGTGATAAGGGAATTTGAAGGGCAAGCTCTTGAACAAAATCGAGTGGTTCCGGTGCCAGAAAATCGTCTCAATCAGTCTAATGGTCAGTCTAATGGTAATGTGGCGACTCGAATCCTGGTCGGGTGTGGGCGGACTTGGTTAAATGAAAAAATTGCGATCGCATGCCCCCAATCCCTGACCCAGGTTGAAGCAGGTGCTGTCGGAGAGATTTGGGTAAAAGGTCCAAGTGTTGCTCAAGGCTATTGGAATCAACCAGAGGTGACGGAAAAAACCTTTAATGCTTATCTAGCTGATACTGGTTCAGGGCCATGGCTGCGTACTGGTGATTTAGGATTTATCCAGGATGGTGAGTTGTTTGTAACAGGTCGTCTGAAGGATTTAATTATTATTCGGGGTCGCAACCATTATCCCCAAGATATAGAATTGACGGCGGAAAAGAGTCATCCAGCTCTTCGCCCTGCCTATGGCGCAGCTTTTTCTGTGGAAGTCGAACAGGCTGAGCAATTGGTGATTGTCCAAGAAGTCTCCAGGAATTACCTTCGGAAACTAGATGTAGATGAAGTGGTTGAAGCAATCCGCAGTGCAGTCTCCCAAGAGTACCAGCTTCAAGTTTATGCTGTGTTATTGCTCAAGACCAATAGTATTCCCAAGACATCCAGTGGCAAAGTACAGCGCCATGCTTGTCGAGCTGGATTTCTAAACAATACCTTGACAGTTGTAGGGCAATCGAGGTTGGCGCAACACCCAACCATTGCCCCAACCAAACCAGAAAAAGAACCCACTACTAATACTATCGGCAAAGCGCAAACCCGGCATACACTTCAAAAGTGGATAGTAAATTGGCTAGCGCGAGAAACAAAACTGCCTGCCGGGTCTATTAACATCAGCAAGTCTTTTGCTGATTATGGTCTAGATTCAGTAACAGCAGTCGAATTAGCTGATGATCTCGAAGAATGGTTAGGGGTTCCTCTGTCTCCGACACTGGCGTATGATTATCCCAATATCGAGTCCCTTGCCCAATATCTGGCTCAAGAAAGTCAAAAAAGCAACTCAAACCAGGAGGACAGCCCAAGAAAAATCGAACCGAGAGTTTTGAGTGCAGGTACTGAGATGCAACAATTATGGGAGGCACAGTTCCAGAATCTGGATCGGTTCACCTCGACACCCTTTTATCGTTCACCGGTGACGGTTCAATCGATTTCCTCCAGTGGTGATCAAGAGGTAGACCAACTCTTAGCTGAGTTGGAAATGCTCTCAGAAGCACAAATCCAAGAAATTCTGGGAAAACCCATCAAATAG
- a CDS encoding OmpA family protein, producing the protein MTQKKTTDNKLIPGSLALGFALLIGAAWWVTSSNSRSLQLNRISTPPIEDVNSSTTSSTTTENARENADAQTNLNLKGLGDTDRGYSILSSANFRDALVKRGIGFNYAQESDQESLAAALGQEQADLIGTTLEQFLTHKPNGKIVALLNRTEETDGNQPNLDVVVASERILKSNPKEIQDFVETYYDQVEKGNLRDGETAGKGMQFFTAAEAKDWMKSGTLATRIGETAGVLVASGKAKDVPVNTTELFTANYLPPTAEQSIATTPPTDQNLSEVAAPPQVADSTEADTAQESQPEKTVLEAEQKPDSTATQVAEANNNTQASVPGKAEKKPEVAAQSEDSSHTEADTAKESEPEKTVFEAEQKPDSSATQMTEADDKTKESQPEQKSDSTGTQVAEAEGQNPQPLTNLEVLGEVKFAKASFQLSPQEQQKLNDLAEAIQKFRPSSVVVKVQGHTSRTGNPESNQKLSQARAQEVVNYLKSKYPSHQFVVEGLGFSEPQPGTDPTSPVNQRSVISLAPIQSGN; encoded by the coding sequence ATGACTCAAAAGAAAACTACCGACAATAAATTAATCCCAGGAAGCTTGGCATTAGGATTTGCTTTACTGATTGGTGCTGCCTGGTGGGTAACTAGCTCTAACTCTCGCTCCTTGCAATTGAACCGTATTAGTACTCCACCTATAGAAGATGTCAACTCTTCTACTACATCTTCTACTACAACAGAGAATGCAAGGGAAAATGCTGATGCTCAAACAAACCTTAACCTTAAGGGATTAGGGGATACCGACCGTGGTTATTCAATCCTCAGTAGTGCTAACTTCCGAGACGCTCTGGTTAAGCGGGGGATTGGTTTTAATTATGCTCAAGAGTCAGACCAGGAATCTCTTGCAGCAGCTCTGGGTCAGGAACAAGCTGATCTAATTGGCACTACCTTAGAGCAATTCCTGACTCACAAGCCTAACGGCAAAATCGTTGCTCTGTTGAACCGAACAGAGGAAACAGATGGTAATCAACCCAACTTAGATGTAGTAGTGGCCTCTGAGCGTATCCTGAAATCCAATCCCAAAGAGATACAAGATTTTGTAGAAACATACTACGACCAGGTAGAGAAAGGTAATCTCAGAGATGGAGAAACTGCTGGTAAGGGGATGCAGTTTTTTACAGCAGCTGAGGCGAAAGATTGGATGAAATCAGGAACTTTGGCAACAAGAATAGGGGAAACTGCGGGAGTGTTGGTAGCTTCGGGTAAGGCAAAAGATGTTCCTGTTAATACCACAGAACTGTTTACCGCTAACTATCTTCCCCCAACAGCTGAGCAAAGTATAGCTACAACCCCTCCTACTGATCAGAATCTGTCGGAAGTTGCGGCTCCACCTCAGGTAGCTGATTCTACTGAAGCCGATACAGCTCAGGAATCACAACCGGAAAAAACCGTTCTTGAAGCAGAACAAAAACCTGACTCTACCGCCACTCAAGTAGCTGAGGCAAATAATAATACTCAGGCTTCAGTTCCAGGAAAAGCTGAGAAAAAGCCAGAAGTTGCGGCTCAATCTGAGGATTCCTCTCACACTGAAGCCGATACAGCTAAGGAATCAGAACCGGAAAAAACCGTTTTTGAAGCAGAACAAAAACCTGACTCTAGCGCCACTCAAATGACTGAGGCAGATGATAAAACCAAGGAATCGCAACCAGAACAAAAATCTGACTCTACAGGTACTCAAGTGGCAGAGGCAGAGGGACAAAACCCCCAGCCCCTAACTAACTTAGAAGTTTTAGGTGAAGTCAAGTTTGCCAAGGCTTCGTTTCAATTAAGTCCCCAGGAGCAGCAAAAGCTCAATGATTTGGCAGAGGCAATTCAGAAATTTCGCCCCAGTAGTGTAGTTGTCAAGGTGCAAGGTCATACCTCCCGTACTGGCAATCCTGAATCTAACCAGAAACTCTCTCAAGCCAGGGCTCAAGAGGTAGTGAACTATCTAAAAAGCAAGTATCCCTCCCATCAATTCGTTGTAGAAGGATTAGGTTTCTCTGAACCCCAACCTGGTACTGACCCGACTTCTCCGGTTAACCAACGTAGTGTGATTAGTTTGGCACCGATTCAATCAGGCAATTAG
- a CDS encoding helix-turn-helix domain-containing protein: MKKPEFISKVFLFIVLVLMTSTLFVDFNEDRYKKGLNLKEEEYVADFSKHKQELLDSKKGTNFIYSLTVTFVGLLIIIGGYETLIFIISLQIKKVIHSTVSIESKSLLTIDDMEHLTGLSKSYLKHAIEKGEIKVKKIQKSDLANVKVKRSELDKFVDEQF; encoded by the coding sequence ATGAAAAAACCAGAATTTATTTCTAAGGTATTTTTATTTATAGTCCTAGTACTTATGACAAGTACACTTTTTGTGGATTTTAATGAGGATAGATACAAAAAAGGACTGAACTTGAAAGAAGAGGAATATGTTGCGGACTTTTCTAAACATAAACAGGAACTATTAGATTCCAAAAAAGGTACAAACTTTATATACTCACTCACAGTTACTTTTGTTGGGTTACTAATTATCATAGGTGGATATGAAACTCTTATTTTTATCATAAGTTTACAAATCAAGAAAGTCATTCATTCTACCGTATCCATTGAATCCAAAAGTTTGTTAACAATAGATGATATGGAACACCTTACTGGATTATCTAAAAGCTATCTAAAACATGCGATAGAAAAAGGTGAAATTAAAGTCAAAAAAATCCAAAAAAGTGACTTAGCCAATGTCAAAGTTAAACGCAGTGAATTAGATAAGTTTGTAGATGAACAATTCTAG
- a CDS encoding type I polyketide synthase — protein MFRSMLPVDDIAKRIANLSPEKRALLELQLQKRKGLKEPIAIIGIGCRFPGASSPNSFWQLLKNGVDAITAVPPDRWDIQKFYDADPTAPGKMYCRYGGFLAHVDQFDPEFFGIAPREATYIDPQQRLLLEVIWEALEDAGQVPSRISGSQTGVFVGISTHDYGQLLLQSPEVVDTYTNTGVASTMAANRISYLLNLKGPSLTVDTACSSSLVAVHLACQSIWNGESTVAIAGGVNLMLTPVVTVGLSKLTALSPDGRCKAFDARANGFVRGEGAGVIVVKPLSKALIDKDPIYAVIRGSAVNQDGRTNGLTAPNRDAQEAVLVSAYQHAGISPSDVQYVETHGTGTLLGDPIEAMALGNVLKRSRKAVRKEHRSDNNSDNNSDNNSDNNSDNYGALSTHPTNKPVAIGSVKSNIGHLEAAAGIASLIKVALSLKHQERLPSLHFQEPNPHIPFEQLSLRVQQQGEPWPWDVIPPFAGVSSFGFGGTNAHVVLQGAPELTKATSNDRNQNDQEQNDHLFTLSAKTATALQTLGKRYIDFIASEPSSTLADICLTSNKGRSHFNYRLALLVQSTDQLQQQLTKLTERETISDKIAQNSPTPPEIVFLFTGQGSQYSGMGRQLYETQPIFAGYLDQCAEILQSYLQKPLLDVLYGEIFSDNSDNSTLLNQTAYTQPALFALEYSLAQLWRSWGIEPTVVMGHSVGEYVAATVAGVFSLEDGLKLIAERARLMQQLPAGGEMAVILTNEQQVTEAIQSLSEKVSIAAINGPENIVISGESQAVQTVIARLRSQKVKSLKLPVSHAFHSALMEPMVGDFAQVLSEISLHPPQIEIISNVTGKLATAEIATTEYWCDHVRGSVKFYQSMETLYQEGYHLCVEVGPKPSLLGMGKACLPKGKLTAIPSLRPGKPDSKQMLESLASLYKHGASVDWVRFHQHNPRRLVSLPTYPFERQRYWLDTTSVQQLSPISYGQLSTPSYGDWLYEIAWRPKDIDASDVSTDISTSSTTWLIFADKEGFGETFGETLVQQLEEKCVDKAVPKEHRVLLISPGSSYEQLEENHYQINPAQPQHFQRLLDQEVESLNATSVIVVHMWSLDTPALEQFQTFPLDATLENGCGSVLHLLQALVKAELAQPPRLWLVTEGTQPVALEKKGKTKKSLQIAQSPLWGLGAVIAQEHPEIWGGIIDLEPSQDSALNNEQHYQEQSLMLLNQILQPQGENQIALRDGQAYVPRLIHQQQQSQPPALPLQLKPDSTYLITGGLGSLGLKVAEWMVDKGARYLVLVGRSQPNPRASEIIGKLEEQGVMVVLEQVDVSQEAQVRDCLNRIQVSLPPLKGIIHGAGVLEDGVLLHQDWAKFAKVMKPKVEGAWNLHRLTQDIALELFVLFSSATSILGTPGQGNYSAANGFLDSLSHYRQGQGASALSINWGPWAEMGLAAGVGKRMAMLGIEPIQAPQGLQILEQLLAQDGAQVGVLPVEWSKLKERLPVELPLFLSEVITTETLPPQGDGENDNSGIFDQLLASTTTQREELLNDYLKQQIAKALGISREISGSSNLMDLGADSLMIVEVLNACKKDLKITLYPREFYERPTITALAEYLALEMERLHQPQPTQTSLTTTSLSDIKNWANPWAWNNSERNFTKPTQRNQSMVFLLCSPRSGSTLLRVMLAGHRDLFCPPELHLLPFETMAERNQSLGSTHLGEGLARAFMEIMNLDAQASTTLVEEITQQDWSIQKVYGRLQELTGKRTLVDKSPTYAGSLETLRHAENLFEEAKYIHLVRHPYAVIDSFVKNRMDKIFGIDQVDPYWLAEEVWTTCNRNILDFCEEIAPSNHHLVYYEELVKQPALVMARLCEFLDIPFDEAVLEPYQGQRMTDGVHPQSLPVDDPNFRNHNQIDSALGEVWRQIQLPRPLGNFAEEVATRLDYQLPLLLEPSAQPANLGQKATLPEQLEPMQESYLDVRGLQLCLCSWGPVDGDLILCIHGVLEHGAAWEEIARPLASMGYRVVAPDQRGHGRSQHVGMGGSYQLIDYLGDLDAIAFGAAEPNPNPLTDQPFILVGHSMGAVVAATFASVRPEKVKSLLLLEPVLPGEQKDDQTAQNIATHLDYLASPPQHQVFGNIEAAANRLRRLTPNLSEELALKHAERLTEPCDSGVRWRWDPRLQIRTGIGLSGTAFNRDKYTQLLNQIKAPTTLVYGNNSNFNRAEDLALQQAAIPHAQTVTLSGGHNLHVDAPDAIVAIIANQKLNLKN, from the coding sequence ATGTTTCGATCTATGTTGCCAGTGGATGATATTGCTAAGCGGATTGCCAATCTCTCCCCCGAAAAACGCGCCCTTCTTGAGTTGCAGCTGCAAAAAAGGAAAGGGTTAAAAGAACCTATTGCTATTATCGGGATTGGCTGCCGCTTTCCAGGTGCCTCTTCCCCAAACTCCTTCTGGCAACTGCTCAAAAATGGTGTTGATGCTATTACTGCAGTGCCACCAGACCGTTGGGATATCCAGAAATTTTACGATGCTGATCCCACAGCACCAGGCAAAATGTATTGCCGTTATGGTGGTTTTCTGGCCCATGTTGATCAATTTGATCCAGAATTCTTTGGCATTGCTCCTCGGGAAGCTACCTATATCGACCCCCAGCAGCGACTACTGTTGGAAGTAATTTGGGAAGCACTAGAGGATGCAGGCCAAGTGCCTAGCCGAATCAGTGGTAGCCAAACGGGGGTCTTTGTTGGCATTTCTACTCATGATTATGGTCAGCTGCTCCTCCAAAGTCCAGAGGTGGTAGATACCTATACCAATACTGGTGTAGCTTCCACTATGGCAGCTAATCGCATTTCCTACCTACTGAATTTAAAAGGGCCAAGTCTAACGGTTGATACCGCTTGCTCCTCATCCCTAGTTGCTGTTCATTTGGCTTGTCAGAGTATCTGGAATGGTGAGTCAACCGTAGCCATAGCAGGGGGAGTGAATTTGATGCTAACCCCAGTGGTGACGGTTGGGTTAAGTAAGTTAACGGCTTTATCTCCGGATGGTCGCTGTAAGGCATTTGATGCCCGTGCCAATGGCTTTGTCAGGGGCGAGGGGGCTGGGGTGATAGTAGTAAAGCCCCTATCCAAAGCCCTGATCGATAAAGATCCAATTTATGCTGTGATTCGAGGTAGTGCGGTGAACCAAGATGGGCGCACTAATGGGCTAACTGCTCCCAATCGAGACGCTCAGGAAGCTGTTCTAGTCTCGGCCTACCAGCACGCGGGCATTTCACCGTCAGATGTGCAGTATGTAGAAACCCATGGCACCGGAACCCTACTGGGAGACCCGATTGAAGCGATGGCCTTGGGAAATGTCCTAAAACGCTCTCGCAAAGCGGTTCGAAAGGAACATCGCTCTGACAATAACTCTGACAATAACTCTGACAATAACTCTGATAATAACTCTGATAACTACGGTGCGTTATCAACCCATCCTACCAACAAGCCTGTTGCGATTGGCTCGGTCAAATCTAATATTGGTCATCTAGAAGCAGCTGCTGGTATTGCTAGTTTAATCAAAGTTGCCCTATCCCTCAAGCACCAAGAACGTTTACCCAGCCTCCATTTCCAGGAGCCAAATCCCCACATTCCCTTTGAGCAACTATCCCTGCGAGTACAGCAGCAAGGGGAGCCTTGGCCATGGGATGTGATTCCACCATTTGCTGGTGTAAGTTCTTTCGGTTTTGGAGGAACCAATGCTCATGTGGTGCTACAAGGAGCGCCAGAGTTGACAAAAGCGACAAGTAATGATAGAAACCAAAACGATCAAGAGCAAAACGATCATCTATTTACCTTGTCTGCCAAAACAGCAACCGCCCTGCAAACCCTAGGAAAGCGATACATAGACTTCATAGCATCTGAGCCATCAAGCACATTGGCAGATATTTGTTTGACCAGCAATAAAGGGCGATCGCATTTTAACTATCGTCTAGCCCTCCTAGTCCAATCCACTGACCAGTTGCAGCAACAACTGACCAAGTTGACAGAAAGGGAAACCATTTCGGACAAAATAGCACAAAATAGCCCTACTCCCCCCGAAATAGTTTTCCTCTTCACTGGTCAAGGCTCTCAGTATAGTGGTATGGGACGGCAACTCTACGAAACCCAACCAATATTTGCAGGCTATCTCGACCAATGCGCCGAAATTCTGCAATCCTATTTACAAAAACCCTTACTGGATGTCCTGTATGGGGAAATCTTTAGCGACAACAGTGACAACTCCACATTATTAAATCAAACCGCCTACACCCAACCGGCATTATTTGCTCTAGAATACTCCCTGGCTCAGTTATGGCGGTCTTGGGGAATCGAACCAACTGTGGTGATGGGTCATAGTGTTGGGGAATATGTGGCAGCAACTGTAGCAGGAGTCTTTAGCTTAGAAGATGGGCTCAAGCTGATTGCTGAAAGAGCGCGTTTGATGCAACAGTTGCCAGCAGGGGGTGAAATGGCAGTCATTTTGACCAATGAGCAGCAGGTCACTGAGGCAATTCAATCCCTATCCGAAAAAGTCTCAATCGCTGCCATTAACGGTCCGGAAAATATTGTGATTTCTGGGGAAAGTCAGGCCGTTCAAACAGTGATAGCCCGACTACGCTCTCAAAAGGTCAAATCACTAAAGTTGCCAGTCTCCCATGCCTTCCATTCTGCCCTCATGGAACCAATGGTGGGAGATTTTGCTCAGGTATTATCGGAAATATCCTTACATCCCCCGCAAATAGAGATAATCTCAAATGTAACTGGAAAATTAGCCACTGCTGAGATAGCTACGACCGAGTATTGGTGTGACCATGTGCGTGGGTCCGTGAAATTTTACCAGAGCATGGAAACCCTTTATCAAGAGGGTTATCATCTGTGTGTGGAAGTAGGACCTAAGCCTAGCCTATTGGGAATGGGCAAAGCGTGCTTACCGAAAGGAAAGCTCACAGCTATACCAAGTTTGCGCCCAGGAAAACCAGATAGTAAGCAAATGCTGGAAAGTTTGGCAAGCCTATATAAACATGGCGCATCAGTAGACTGGGTAAGATTCCATCAGCATAACCCCCGTCGCCTAGTTTCCCTACCCACTTATCCGTTTGAACGGCAACGGTATTGGCTAGATACCACTTCAGTACAACAATTATCCCCGATTTCCTATGGTCAACTCTCCACTCCTTCCTATGGGGATTGGTTGTATGAGATAGCATGGCGACCTAAGGATATAGATGCATCTGATGTATCTACTGATATATCTACATCTAGTACAACTTGGTTGATTTTTGCCGATAAAGAGGGCTTTGGAGAAACATTTGGAGAAACATTAGTTCAACAGCTGGAAGAAAAATGTGTTGACAAAGCGGTTCCAAAGGAACATCGCGTTTTGCTAATTTCCCCTGGCTCAAGCTATGAACAATTAGAAGAAAACCATTACCAAATTAACCCAGCGCAACCGCAACACTTTCAGCGTCTGTTAGATCAAGAAGTCGAATCCCTAAACGCAACATCTGTGATTGTGGTTCATATGTGGAGTTTAGATACTCCCGCACTGGAGCAGTTTCAAACATTTCCCCTAGACGCCACCTTAGAAAACGGTTGTGGTAGTGTCTTGCATTTGCTGCAAGCGTTAGTCAAAGCAGAATTAGCTCAACCCCCTCGTCTGTGGTTAGTTACCGAGGGCACACAACCCGTAGCATTAGAGAAAAAAGGTAAGACGAAAAAATCCCTACAGATTGCCCAGTCTCCCCTATGGGGTTTAGGTGCAGTTATTGCCCAAGAACATCCAGAAATCTGGGGAGGGATAATAGACCTAGAACCAAGTCAAGACTCAGCACTGAACAATGAGCAGCACTACCAAGAGCAATCATTAATGCTGCTCAACCAGATATTACAGCCACAGGGAGAAAACCAAATTGCTTTGAGGGATGGACAAGCCTATGTGCCTCGCCTGATTCATCAACAGCAACAGTCTCAACCCCCCGCTTTACCATTACAGCTAAAACCAGATAGCACCTACTTAATTACCGGTGGTTTGGGGTCACTGGGGTTAAAGGTAGCTGAATGGATGGTAGATAAGGGGGCACGGTATTTAGTATTAGTAGGACGAAGCCAACCAAATCCTAGGGCGTCAGAAATAATTGGGAAATTAGAAGAACAAGGTGTGATGGTAGTCCTTGAGCAGGTGGATGTATCCCAGGAAGCACAAGTTAGGGACTGTCTCAACAGAATTCAGGTTTCCCTACCCCCGCTCAAAGGAATTATCCATGGTGCAGGGGTGCTGGAGGATGGGGTGCTGCTGCATCAAGATTGGGCAAAATTTGCCAAGGTGATGAAACCGAAAGTTGAGGGAGCCTGGAATTTACACAGGTTGACTCAGGATATAGCCCTAGAGTTATTTGTACTATTTTCTTCCGCTACCTCTATCCTAGGTACCCCTGGTCAAGGAAACTATTCCGCAGCTAACGGATTTTTAGATAGCCTCAGCCATTATCGACAAGGGCAAGGTGCGAGCGCTTTAAGTATTAATTGGGGGCCTTGGGCTGAGATGGGTTTAGCCGCTGGCGTCGGGAAACGGATGGCAATGCTGGGAATCGAGCCGATTCAAGCACCACAGGGATTACAGATACTCGAACAACTTCTGGCACAAGATGGGGCTCAGGTGGGGGTATTACCGGTGGAGTGGTCAAAGTTAAAGGAACGACTACCGGTAGAGTTACCGTTATTCCTATCAGAGGTAATCACAACAGAAACACTACCGCCTCAGGGGGATGGGGAAAACGACAATTCTGGGATTTTTGATCAACTGCTCGCCAGTACAACAACCCAACGGGAAGAGTTATTAAACGATTACCTTAAGCAACAGATTGCTAAGGCTTTAGGGATAAGTCGAGAAATCTCAGGGTCGAGCAACCTGATGGATTTGGGTGCTGATTCCTTGATGATTGTAGAAGTACTCAATGCCTGTAAGAAGGACCTGAAGATAACGCTTTATCCTAGGGAGTTTTATGAGCGACCAACGATTACGGCTCTAGCTGAGTACTTGGCTTTGGAGATGGAACGGCTTCATCAGCCCCAGCCAACCCAAACTTCATTGACCACTACTAGTCTCTCAGATATTAAGAATTGGGCTAATCCTTGGGCATGGAACAATAGCGAACGCAATTTTACCAAACCCACCCAGCGCAATCAGAGCATGGTGTTTTTGCTGTGTAGCCCTCGGTCAGGCTCCACCTTACTGCGGGTGATGCTAGCTGGTCATCGGGATTTATTCTGTCCACCAGAATTACACCTATTGCCCTTTGAAACCATGGCTGAGCGCAATCAATCCTTGGGTTCAACTCACTTAGGAGAAGGGTTAGCGCGAGCTTTCATGGAAATTATGAACCTAGATGCCCAAGCCAGTACAACACTGGTGGAGGAGATAACCCAGCAAGACTGGTCAATTCAGAAGGTTTATGGCAGGTTACAGGAACTAACGGGTAAACGTACTCTTGTGGATAAGTCTCCTACCTATGCTGGCAGTCTGGAAACCCTAAGGCACGCGGAAAATTTATTTGAAGAAGCCAAGTATATTCATCTAGTACGTCATCCCTATGCCGTAATTGATTCCTTCGTGAAAAATCGGATGGATAAAATCTTTGGTATTGATCAGGTAGACCCTTATTGGCTAGCAGAGGAAGTTTGGACAACCTGTAACCGTAATATCCTAGACTTCTGCGAGGAAATTGCACCATCTAATCATCATTTAGTGTATTACGAGGAACTAGTAAAGCAACCTGCTTTGGTGATGGCAAGGTTGTGTGAGTTTCTGGATATTCCTTTTGATGAGGCGGTTTTAGAACCCTATCAAGGCCAGCGGATGACGGATGGAGTTCATCCCCAATCCCTACCGGTAGATGACCCCAATTTCCGCAACCATAACCAAATTGATTCGGCTTTGGGAGAGGTTTGGCGGCAAATCCAGTTGCCCCGGCCTTTGGGGAATTTTGCGGAAGAGGTAGCGACACGGTTGGATTATCAATTGCCGTTACTGCTTGAACCTTCAGCCCAACCAGCTAACCTTGGCCAAAAGGCCACGCTACCCGAACAACTTGAACCGATGCAGGAGTCTTATCTAGACGTGCGGGGTTTACAGCTGTGTCTGTGTAGTTGGGGTCCAGTGGATGGAGATTTAATCCTATGTATCCATGGTGTTTTAGAACATGGAGCGGCTTGGGAAGAAATTGCCCGTCCCTTAGCAAGTATGGGATATCGAGTGGTGGCACCTGACCAGCGAGGCCATGGACGTTCCCAGCATGTAGGTATGGGAGGGTCTTATCAATTAATCGACTACTTAGGGGATTTGGATGCGATCGCTTTTGGCGCGGCAGAGCCTAACCCAAATCCACTGACAGACCAGCCATTTATTCTAGTCGGTCATTCCATGGGGGCTGTAGTTGCTGCCACCTTTGCCAGTGTTAGACCCGAAAAGGTCAAATCTTTACTATTGCTGGAGCCGGTGCTACCAGGAGAACAGAAGGACGATCAAACTGCTCAAAATATAGCAACCCACCTAGATTATCTTGCATCCCCACCCCAACACCAGGTCTTTGGAAATATCGAAGCTGCTGCTAATCGTCTGCGCCGCTTAACCCCCAACCTCTCTGAAGAATTGGCTTTAAAACATGCTGAGCGACTTACCGAACCTTGTGATAGTGGTGTACGTTGGCGCTGGGATCCAAGACTGCAAATTCGTACGGGAATTGGTTTAAGTGGAACAGCTTTTAATCGAGATAAGTACACACAGTTACTGAATCAAATTAAAGCTCCCACTACTTTAGTTTATGGCAATAATAGTAACTTTAACCGAGCCGAAGACCTAGCCTTACAACAAGCTGCCATACCTCACGCTCAAACAGTAACACTATCAGGAGGACATAACCTCCATGTTGATGCACCAGATGCTATAGTTGCAATTATCGCCAACCAAAAATTAAATCTGAAAAATTAA